The Dioscorea cayenensis subsp. rotundata cultivar TDr96_F1 chromosome 7, TDr96_F1_v2_PseudoChromosome.rev07_lg8_w22 25.fasta, whole genome shotgun sequence genome includes a region encoding these proteins:
- the LOC120264834 gene encoding LOW QUALITY PROTEIN: uncharacterized protein LOC120264834 (The sequence of the model RefSeq protein was modified relative to this genomic sequence to represent the inferred CDS: deleted 2 bases in 2 codons), with amino-acid sequence MAMKPSQAAAPVPAQHQSQSSDNDRSGGELRALDCNLASLCDHIQMEGFNSGVFSDVVVQAMGSTYHLHRLILSRSSYFRNMLHGPWKEADAPTLILQIDDPNVNSEAITMALAYLYGHHPKLDDNNAFRVLAAASFLDLQDLCAFCTDFIISELWTSNFLAYQVFAESQDYGIHGERVRNACWGYLCQSGTIELREVLPKLSLQTLHALLTSDELWVSNEERRFELALYTLLSRSSVAEADHSEQASSSSETEMSTTSAVLKEKAEIIGGKQVLESEFQSFGIEDNLEEHKAAHNILAELADWVVDVHTDVSYSKQVKGPQTTLSQPMLDSRYCLKTELSAAPTTFAEPNTVSESSSYVEMNNDTEATRMARVGVAKEGPSGENTSYHLNNSMWLPRDQSREYSLTSSARNGVVPNDWGRCNMPPIWGGRTVGSRQVKLSKGKCGIPSEVYDAFINIFEGGSILYSNMSFEALLNVRKQLEELGFPCKTVNDGLWLQMLQCQRVQAIGADTCKSCCLTSIACACRQTYGYSHGGTSFNYYRQEHDRNIHGSMRTVYVADAQGDGNSLFGPVRVQVRGAIDGLAGIGRGTTFVPGAAWPPTRYVFSRVPLGLGNRNCQQSLANDESEGRVDLAGELSGDGLTALVGLSQGNSVGHIHTEQTERTYESDLQGRFGASASLPSSSGLPVQILDSQEQAVGVDWESSEGSSISLDLKTPLRHFPPFRFGVEFEDVHRLADGQVKHSPDVFYAGSLWKVSVQAFNDEDPQGRRTLGLFLHRRKAELADSLRKVNMYIDSREKVTARYQLICPSKREVMVFGSFKQAGTLLPKAPKGWGWRTAILFDELPELLQGSTLRIAAVVQLV; translated from the exons AAACATGCTTCATGGGCCTTGGAAAGAAGCTGATGCACCAACTTTGATCTTGCAAATTGATGACCCTAATGTTAATTCAGAAGCTATCACAATGGCTTTAGCATATCTGTATGGGCACCATCCTAAGCTTGATGACAACAATGCCTTCCGTGTTCTTGCGGCTGCTTCCTTTCTTGATCTTCAG GATTTATGTGCCTTTTGTACGGATTTCATCATCTCCGAGCTCTGGACTTCAAATTTTTTAGCATATCAG GTGTTTGCGGAGAGTCAAGATTACGGTATCCATGGAGAACGTGTTAGAAATGCTTGTTGGGGCTACCTTTGTCAAAGTGGTACTATAGAGTTGAGAGAG GTACTGCCTAAACTTTCTTTACAAACTCTACATGCCCTTCTTACATCTGATGAACTTTGGGTATCAAATGAAGAAAGAAG GTTTGAACTGGCTTTATACACACTACTCTCAAGAAGTTCTGTTGCCGAGGCAGACCATTCAGAACAAGCTTCCTCTAGTTCTGAGACTGAAATGTCAACCACTTCAGCAGTATTAAAAGAGAAGGCTGAAATCATTGGAGGGAAACAAGTGTTGGAATCAGAGTTTCAGAGCTTTGGCATTGAGGATAACTTAGAAGAACATAAGGCTGCTCATAATATTCTCGCTGAGCTTGCAGACTGGGTAGTAGATGTTCACACTGATGTTTCTTATTCCAAGCAAGTGAAAGGGCCTCAAACAACACTATCTCAACCAATGCTGGATTCACGGTATTGCCTCAAGACAGAGCTGTCTGCAGCCCCGACAACTTTTGCTGAACCAAATACTGTTAGCGAATCTAGTTCTTATGTTGAGATGAACAATGATACTGAAGCAACCAGAATGGCAAGAGTTGGGGTTGCCAAGGAAGGACCATCTGGAGAAAACACCTCCTATCATCTAAATAATTCCATGTGGCTCCCAAGGGACCAATCAAGAGAATACTCCCTGACAAGCTCTGCAAGGAATGGAGTAGTGCCTAATGATTGGGGAAGATGCAACATGCCACCTATATGGGGTGGTAGAACAGTGGGTAGCAGACAGGTTAAACTTTCTAAAGGGAAATGTGGGATACCAAGTGAAGTCTACGATGCATTTATTAATATCTTTGAAGGTGGTTCAATTTTATACTCTAACATGTCCTTTGAGGCACTTCTAAATGTTCGAAAACAGCTGGAAGAACTAGGATTTCCTTGTAAAACAGTGAATGATGGCCTTTGGCTACAG ATGCTGCAATGTCAAAGAGTTCAGGCTATAGGTGCTGATACCTGCAAAAGTTGCTGCCTTACAAGCATTGCATGTGCCTGTAGGCAGACATATGGATATTCACATGGAGGaacatcatttaattattacagACAGGAGCATGATCGAAACATCCATGGCAGTATGAGAACTGTATATGTTGCTGATGCTCAAGGTGATGGTAATAGCTTATTTGGTCCGGTACGAGTCCAAGTTCGGGGTGCTATTGATGGACTTGCTGGCATTGGACGGGGCACCACATTTGTACCAGGTGCAGCTTGGCCTCCAACGCGTTATGTCTTTTCTCGTGTACCTTTGGGTCTTGGTAACCGG AATTGCCAGCAATCACTTGCTAATGATGAGTCAGAAGGTAGAGTTGACCTTGCAGGCGAACTGTCAGGAGATGGCTTGACGGCTTTGGTGGGGCTTAGCCAGGGGAACAGTGTTGGTCATATTCACACAGAGCAAACAGAGAGAACGTATGAATCAGATCTGCAAGGAAGATTTGGTGCTTCTGCTTCTCTTCCAAGTTCCAGTGGCCTTCCTGTGCAGATCTTGGATTCACAAGAGCAAGCGGTTGGAGTAGACTGGGAAAGTTCTGAAGGTTCTTCTATATCTTTGGATTTGAAAACACCGCTACGTCACTTCCCTCCTTTTCGCTTTGG GGTAGAATTTGAAGATGTTCACAGGCTTGCTGATGGGCAAGTGAAGCACTCCCCTGAT GTTTTTTATGCTGGCTCCCTGTGGAAG GTTAGTGTTCAAGCTTTCAACGATGAAGATCCTCAAGGCCGTCGGACTCTGG GGTTGTTCCTCCACAGGCGGAAGGCTGAGTTAGCAGATTCTCTTAGAAag gTTAATATGTACATCGATTCTAGGGAGAAGGTTACAGCCCGGTATCAG TTGATCTGCCCCTCAAAGAGAGAAGTCATGGTTTTCGGAAGCTTTAAGCAGGCAGGCACTCTTTTACCTAAAGCTCCCAAAGGATGGGGATGGCGCACCGCAATCCTGTTCGATGAACTCCCTGAACTCTTACAAGGCTCGACCTTGCGCATTGCTGCTGTGGTACAGCTTGTGTAG
- the LOC120264286 gene encoding LOW QUALITY PROTEIN: stress-related protein (The sequence of the model RefSeq protein was modified relative to this genomic sequence to represent the inferred CDS: inserted 1 base in 1 codon; deleted 1 base in 1 codon) yields the protein MQEEPKRERLMHLDFVAVAAAQAVVCLASLYDFSKDNAGPLKSGVQSVEDTVKAVVGPVFDKFHDVPFELLKFVDRKVDGVVREVDRHVPGLLKQASNQAYCVAQKAPSVARXATEVHRTGVIATATNTARELISRYEPVAEEYAVRGWRCLNHLPLFPQVAQIAVPTAAYWSEKYNTLVVRAGDKGYTVVSYLPLVPLDRIAKAFGNEPGSPVANSTSKPEVAAAE from the exons ATGCAAGAAGAACCGAAAAGGGAGAGACTGATGCACCTGGACTTCGTGGCCGTGGCGGCGGCGCAGGCGGTGGTATGCCTGGCGAGTCTCTACGATTTCTCG AAGGACAACGCCGGACCACTCAAGTCCGGTGTTCAGAGCGTCGAAGACACCGTCAAAGCCGTCGTCGGCCCTGTCTTCGATAAGTTCCATGATGTTCCCTTCGAGCTCTTGAAGTTCGTCGATCGCAAG GTGGATGGTGTTGTGCGAGAGGTCGATCGTCACGTGCCTGGGCTTCTAAAGCAAGCCTCGAACCAGGCCTACTGCGTGGCCCAAAAAGCTCCTTCAGTGGCAC TCGCCACCGAGGTCCATCGCACTGGCGTCATCGCCACGGCCACAAACACAGCCCGGGAGCTCATCTCGAGGTACGAGCCAGTGGCCGAGGAGTACGCGGTGCGAGGCTGGCGGTGCCTGAACCATTTGCCCTTGTTTCCGCAAGTGGCGCAGATCGCTGTTCCTACGGCTGCGTACTGGTCCGAGAAGTACAACACTTTGGTTGTCCGTGCTGGTGACAAAGGGTACACTGTTGTGTCTTACTTGCCGTTGGTGCCTCTAGATAGGATTGCTAAGGCGTTTGGTAATGAGCCTGGGTCGCCCGTTGCTAACAGCACGTCGAAACCAGAGGTTGCTGCGGCGGAGTAG
- the LOC120265616 gene encoding translocase of chloroplast 159, chloroplastic yields MRDTASEKTQASYDSSSKVDTGNDGEDTATGDSVVAAEGGDSLGQEAGENNVASLSEDASGLPELSECELDSLKDDVGVSLDQDAGKNKGVTQFEEVSADLHTNSHGGEPDVDADDGGVVSSEVVASAPVLVEEIKSRDVVFGDSKSLEADDDENVGDVEPDEEEEGLVSNGPARVAILESSETAKQIIKELEGGSSSNSSQDYRNAIEGQIASDSDEEVDTDEEGDGKELFDSAALAALLKAATGASGEGGITISSGDSARIFAVDRPAGLGSSGSSLKPLPPRAGRSNVLTPTDLAVTAEPENNMDEEEKKLHEKVEMIRVKFLRLIQRLGHSADDTVASQVLYRLSLAEGIRRGRQMNRASSLENAKKKARQLEAEGKDDLDFSCNILVLGKSGVGKSATINSIFGEEKSKTSAFELATTSVKEISGIVDGVKIRVIDTPGLKASAIEQAANRKILSSIKNYTKRCPPDIVLYVDRMDTQTRDFNDLPLLRSITSILGSSIWFNAIVALTHAASAPPDGLNGTPLSYEVFIAQRSHVVQQSIRQAASDVRLMNPVALVENHPSCRRNREGEKVLPNGQSWRPQMLLLCYSSKILSEANSLLKLQDANPGKLFGFRLRAPPLPFLLSSLLQSRTHPKLSSDQGIDNGDSDIDLDDLSDSDQEDEEDDYDQLPPFRPLKKAQIAKLTKEQKKAYYEEYDYRVRLLQKKQWKEEIRRLKEMKKRGKAAPNEYAYGDMAEDYDQDAAPAAVPVPLPDMVLPPTFDSNNPAYRYRFLEPTSQLLTRPVLDTHGWDHDCGYDGVSIEQNLALLSRFPAGVSVQITKDKKDFNIHLDSSISGKHGENVSTLAGLDVQTVGKQLAYILRSETKFKNFKKNKTTGGVSVTFLGETVATGLKLEDQISIGRQLSLVASTGAIRAQGDTAYGANLEARLREKDYPIGQVLATLGLSLMSWRGDLALGANVQSQLSAGRNYKVAVRGSLNNKLSGQITVKTSSSEQLQIALLAIIPVAISIFRKVWPGESYPMH; encoded by the coding sequence ATGCGGGATACTGCTTCTGAGAAAACTCAAGCCAGCTATGATTCTTCATCTAAGGTTGATACTGGTAATGATGGTGAGGATACTGCCACTGGTGATAGTGTGGTAGCTGCTGAAGGCGGTGATTCTCTTGGCCAAGAAGCTGGAGAGAAcaatgtggcttctctgtcagAAGATGCTTCTGGTTTACCTGAATTATCTGAATGTGAGCTTGACTCTTTGAAAGATGATGTTGGTGTTTCTCTAGATCAAGATGCTGGGAAGAACAAGGGAGTGACTCAATTTGAAGAAGTGTCTGCTGATTTGCACACAAACTCACATGGAGGTGAACCTGATGTTGATGCTGATGATGGTGGTGTGGTTTCATCGGAGGTGGTAGCATCAGCACCTGTTCTTGTAGAAGAGATTAAAAGCAGGGATGTGGTGTTTGGGGATAGCAAGTCTCTGGaagctgatgatgatgaaaatgtgGGTGATGTTGAGCCAGATGAGGAAGAGGAGGGGCTTGTTTCTAATGGACCTGCCAGAGTTGCCATCTTGGAGAGCTCTGAGACGGCAAAACAGATTATTAAGGAGTTAGAGGGGGGCTCTTCCAGTAATAGTTCCCAAGACTACCGGAATGCTATTGAGGGGCAAATTGCTTCGGATTCAGATGAAGAGGTGGACACTGATGAGGAAGGTGATGGCAAGGAGTTGTTTGACTCTGCTGCTCTGGCTGCTCTTCTGAAAGCTGCTACAGGTGCATCGGGTGAGGGAGGCATCACCATCTCATCTGGTGACTCTGCCAGGATTTTCGCTGTTGATCGCCCAGCTGGTTTGGGATCCTCTGGTTCATCTCTCAAGCCTCTTCCTCCACGCGCTGGCCGGTCAAATGTTCTCACTCCCACTGATCTGGCAGTCACTGCAGAACCTGAGAATAACATGGATGAGGAAGAGAAGAAACTGCATGAAAAGGTGGAGATGATAAGGGTAAAGTTCCTCCGTCTTATTCAGAGGCTTGGCCATTCAGCCGATGACACCGTGGCTTCTCAGGTTCTTTACCGTCTCAGCCTTGCAGAAGGAATTAGACGTGGGAGGCAGATGAACAGGGCCTCAAGCCTTGAGAATGCTAAAAAGAAGGCCAGGCAGCTTGAAGCAGAAGGCAAGGATGATCTGGACTTCTCTTGTAATATCCTAGTCCTTGGAAAATCTGGTGTTGGCAAGAGTGCAACCATTAATTCTATTTTTGGTGAAGAAAAATCCAAGACAAGTGCATTTGAACTTGCAACAACTTCTGTGAAGGAGATTTCTGGGATTGTTGATGGAGTCAAGATCCGAGTTATAGACACACCAGGGCTGAAAGCTTCTGCAATTGAACAAGCAGCAAATAGGAAGATCCTCTCATCTATAAAGAATTATACTAAGAGATGTCCTCCAGACATTGTTCTCTATGTGGACCGCATGGATACCCAGACTAGGGATTTCAATGATCTGCCTCTTTTAAGATCAATTACCAGTATTCTTGGTTCGTCAATTTGGTTTAATGCTATTGTCGCTCTCACACATGCTGCTTCTGCCCCCCCAGATGGGCTGAATGGTACTCCTCTAAGCTATGAGGTGTTTATTGCACAGCGGTCACATGTTGTCCAGCAATCAATAAGGCAAGCGGCCAGTGATGTGCGTTTGATGAATCCAGTTGCTCTTGTGGAGAACCATCCTTCTTGTAGGAGAAACAGAGAAGGTGAAAAGGTGTTACCCAATGGCCAAAGCTGGAGACCGCAGATGCTGCTTTTGTGCTACTCTTCAAAGATATTGTCCGAAGCCAACTCCCTTCTGAAGCTCCAAGATGCCAACCCTGGAAAGCTCTTTGGTTTCCGTTTACGCGCCCCACCTCTTCCTTTCTTGCTGTCTTCACTCCTGCAGTCTAGAACACACCCAAAGCTTTCATCTGATCAGGGCATTGACAATGGTGATTCTGATATTGACCTTGATGACTTGTCTGATTCTgatcaagaagatgaagaggatgattaTGATCAGCTTCCACCCTTTAGGCCACTGAAGAAGGCACAGATTGCAAAGCTCACTAAGGAACAAAAGAAGGCATATTATGAGGAGTATGATTATAGAGTCAGGCTTCTTCAGAAGAAACAGTGGAAGGAAGAGATCAGAAGGCTGaaagagatgaagaagagggGAAAAGCTGCACCAAATGAGTATGCTTATGGTGATATGGCTGAGGACTATGATCAAGATGCTGCGCCTGCGGCCGTACCAGTCCCTTTACCAGACATGGTTTTGCCACCAACTTTTGACAGCAATAATCCAGCCTACCGGTACCGCTTTCTGGAACCAACCTCACAACTTCTGACAAGGCCTGTCTTAGACACACATGGCTGGGATCATGATTGTGGGTATGATGGTGTTAGCATAGAACAGAACCTTGCTCTTCTTAGCCGATTTCCTGCAGGGGTGTCAGTGCAGAtcacaaaagataagaaggaCTTCAACATTCATTTGGATTCTTCAATTTCAGGCAAGCATGGTGAAAATGTGTCAACTCTTGCTGGCTTAGACGTCCAAACTGTTGGGAAGCAGCTTGCTTACATCCTCCGGAGTGAGACCAAGTTTAAGAACTTCAAGAAGAACAAGACTACTGGTGGAGTTTCAGTCACTTTCTTGGGTGAGACTGTAGCAACTGGATTGAAATTGGAGGATCAAATTTCAATAGGAAGGCAGTTGAGTTTAGTTGCAAGTACCGGTGCTATCCGGGCACAAGGTGATACAGCTTACGGAGCAAATTTGGAGGCTCGTCTGAGGGAGAAGGATTATCCAATTGGCCAAGTGCTTGCTACTTTGGGGTTGTCTCTTATGAGTTGGCGCGGTGACCTTGCTTTGGGAGCCAATGTGCAGTCCCAGTTGTCTGCTGGCCGTAACTATAAAGTGGCAGTCCGTGGATCACTCAACAACAAGCTCAGCGGCCAGATCACTGTCAAGACGAGCAGCTCGGAGCAGCTTCAGATTGCACTTCTGGCCATCATACCTGTTGCCATCTCAATCTTCAGGAAGGTCTGGCCTGGTGAGTCATACCCAATGCACTAG